A single Dunckerocampus dactyliophorus isolate RoL2022-P2 chromosome 2, RoL_Ddac_1.1, whole genome shotgun sequence DNA region contains:
- the neurod6b gene encoding neurogenic differentiation factor 6-B, translated as MLTLPFEDTHMTCEPRFGASYPREVPPEGGQEQRERPIHDDDLPCRSAGDDASDRGEEDEREDDQDENELHKKRGPRKKKVAKEQHDRSRLRRQEANARERSRMHGLNAALESLRKVVPCYSKTQKLSKIETLRLAKNYIWALSETLSAGKRPDLLAFVQTLCKGLSQPTTNLVAGCLQLNARNFLTDHNGEVMFSGRPPYDPVYSSYPDVSTPAGHSGGSGGLDGSSKPYRHYGYGGAYEPFLYENPSPEAGSPHFESQLSPPVNLNGIFSLKHDEPPDYGKGGHYGVRYCGAPGRSALAHGSMYRVAPEGRYPYDLHVRSQSFQAQGELNTSFHT; from the coding sequence ATGTTGACTCTGCCATTCGAGGACACGCACATGACGTGCGAGCCACGCTTCGGTGCCAGTTACCCACGTGAAGTTCCCCCAGAGGGCGGCCAGGAGCAGCGGGAGCGTCCCATACACGACGACGACTTGCCCTGCAGGTCCGCCGGGGACGACGCCTCGGACCGCGGCGAGGAGGACGAGCGAGAGGACGACCAGGACGAGAACGAACTCCATAAGAAGCGAGGCCCCCGGAAAAAGAAGGTGGCCAAGGAGCAACACGACCGCTCCAGGCTTCGGAGGCAAGAGGCCAACGCCCGGGAGAGGAGCCGCATGCACGGCCTGAACGCCGCGCTGGAGAGCCTCCGTAAAGTGGTGCCCTGCTACTCCAAGACTCAAAAACTGTCCAAAATCGAGACCCTGAGGCTGGCTAAGAACTACATCTGGGCCCTATCGGAGACCCTGAGTGCCGGGAAGAGACCGGACCTGCTGGCCTTCGTGCAGACCCTTTGCAAAGGATTATCCCAGCCCACCACCAACCTGGTGGCGGGCTGCCTGCAACTCAACGCCAGGAACTTCCTCACAGACCACAACGGGGAGGTCATGTTCTCCGGGAGGCCGCCCTACGACCCAGTGTACTCCTCCTACCCGGACGTGAGCACGCCCGCAGGGCACAGCGGCGGTTCGGGCGGCTTGGACGGATCTTCCAAGCCCTACCGCCACTACGGCTACGGCGGCGCCTACGAGCCCTTCCTGTACGAGAATCCGTCCCCGGAGGCTGGGAGTCCGCATTTTGAGAGCCAGCTGAGTCCTCCTGTGAATTTAAATGGGATTTTCTCCCTGAAGCACGACGAGCCGCCGGACTACGGTAAAGGGGGGCACTACGGGGTGCGCTACTGcggggctccaggacgctcggcccTGGCGCACGGCTCCATGTACAGGGTGGCCCCGGAAGGCCGCTACCCGTACGACCTGCACGTTCGCAGTCAATCCTTCCAAGCACAGGGGGAGCTCAATACTTCCTTCCATACTTAA